Proteins encoded together in one Lathyrus oleraceus cultivar Zhongwan6 chromosome 5, CAAS_Psat_ZW6_1.0, whole genome shotgun sequence window:
- the LOC127085368 gene encoding microtubule-associated protein RP/EB family member 1A produces MATSIGIMDSAYFVGRNEILTWINNRLQLNLSRIEEAASGAVQCQMIDMTYPGVVPMHKVNFDAKTEYDMIQNYKVLQEVFNKLKIEKHIEVSRLIKGRPLDNLEFLQWLKRYCDSVNGGIMNENYNPVERRVKGGKDRNHKGLRSSKSLQSNTMNYSSSGDAFSLNRTSGPKPSRSSGGSDGAHSAAEIQALSKQVTDLKLSVDLLEKERDFYFSKLRDIEILCQASELENEPISVAIKKILYAADAKESALDEAQAYINETLDAVEDEPETET; encoded by the exons ATGGCGACGAGTATAGGGATAATGGATAGCGCTTACTTTGTCGGTAGAAATGAGATTCTGACTTGGATCAATAATCGTCTTCAACTCAATCTCTCTCGCATTGAGGAG GCTGCATCTGGTGCTGTGCAATGCCAGATGATTGACATGACGTATCCCGGGGTAGTGCCGATGCACAAG GTGAACTTTGATGCCAAGACAGAGTATGATATGATCCAAAATTATAAAGTTCTACAGGAAGTGTTCAACAAGTTGAAAATTGAGAAG CATATTGAAGTTAGCAGGCTTATTAAAGGCCGACCTTTGGACAACTTGGAGTTCCTTCAATGGCTGAAACGTTACTGTGATTCTGTTAATGGTGGCATTATGAATGA GAACTATAATCCTGTGGAGCGCAGGGTTAAGGGTGGAAAGGACCGAAATCACAAGGGTTTAAGGAGCTCAAAGTCACTTCAATCGAATACAATGAATTATTCTAGTTCAGGCGATGCATTTAGTCTAAATAGAACCTCAG GACCTAAGCCTTCAAGGTCAAGTGGCGGATCAGATGGGGCACATTCGGCAGCAGAGATTCAGGCATTGTCCAAGCAG GTTACTGATCTCAAACTCTCGGTGGATCTTCTGGAAAAAGAAAGAGACTTTTACTTTTCAAAACTACGGGATATAGAAATTCTTTGTCAGGCATCAGAACTGGAGAATGAACCT ATATCGGTAGCAATTAAGAAGATTTTGTATGCTGCTGATGCAAAAGAGTCAGCATTAGATGAAGCTCAGGCTTACATTAATGAAACATTGGATGCTGTTGAAGATGAACCAGAAACTGAAACATGA